A genome region from Nicotiana tabacum cultivar K326 chromosome 13, ASM71507v2, whole genome shotgun sequence includes the following:
- the LOC142168266 gene encoding auxin-responsive protein SAUR21-like, giving the protein MGIKVTPFIQASRILSRPSTTGGVPKGHCAVYVGESQKKRFVMPISYLSQPLFQDLLAQAEEKFGFDHPMGGLTIPFKEDVFIDLTSRLRRL; this is encoded by the coding sequence ATGGGTATCAAAGTGACTCCATTTATTCAGGCTAGCAGAATCCTAAGTAGGCCTTCAACAACTGGAGGTGTTCCCAAAGGACATTGCGCAGTATATGTAGGAGAGAGCCAGAAGAAGCGATTCGTCATGCCAATATCATACCTGAGCCAGCCTTTATTTCAAGACTTGTTAGCTCAAGCTGAGGAAAAGTTTGGATTTGATCATCCAATGGGCGGTCTCACAATACCTTTCAAAGAGGATGTGTTCATTGATCTCACTTCCCGCTTGAGGAGATTATGA
- the LOC142168267 gene encoding auxin-responsive protein SAUR21-like: MISAHTWLLLTNANNLKPLDEQLQSYQILLETMGIKMTPFIQANRILKRPTTCGGVPKGHCAVYIGESQKKRFVVPISYMSQPLFQDLLAQAEEEFGFDHPMGGLTIPIEEDVFIDLTSRLRRS; the protein is encoded by the exons ATGATATCAGCTCATACTTGGTTACTTCTCACCAATGCCAATAATTTGAAACCATTAGATGAGCAATTGCAG AGTTACCAAATACTCCTTGAGACAATGGGTATTAAAATGACTCCATTTATTCAGGCTAATCGAATCCTAAAGAGGCCTACAACATGTGGAGGTGTTCCAAAAGGACATTGTGCAGTATATATAGGAGAGAGCCAGAAGAAGAGATTCGTCGTGCCAATATCATACATGAGCCAACCTTTATTCCAAGATTTGTTAGCTCAAGCCGAAGAAGAGTTTGGATTTGATCATCCAATGGGCGGTCTCACAATACCTATCGAAGAGGATGTGTTCATTGATCTCACTTCCCGCTTGAGGAGATCATGA